A portion of the Punica granatum isolate Tunisia-2019 chromosome 7, ASM765513v2, whole genome shotgun sequence genome contains these proteins:
- the LOC116213188 gene encoding calcium-binding protein KRP1-like, with protein sequence MMMTANENRMAASLDPFFDFEDYFPSMIVRLGAEGFIGELCHGFQLLMDGEKGVITFESLKRNSLVLGLEDMRDDEIVCMLREGDLDGDGTLNQMEFCILMFRLSPGLMDGTKQLVDGSGRSSCVNVI encoded by the coding sequence ATGATGATGACAGCGAACGAGAACCGAATGGCTGCCTCTCTCGATCCATTCTTCGACTTCGAGGACTACTTCCCCTCGATGATCGTCCGTCTAGGAGCCGAGGGCTTCATCGGTGAGCTGTGCCACGGGTTCCAGCTTCTGATGGATGGGGAGAAGGGAGTGATCACGTTCGAGAGCCTAAAGAGGAACAGCCTTGTGCTAGGGTTAGAGGACATGCGGGACGACGAGATTGTGTGCATGCTGAGGGAGGGAGACTTGGATGGGGATGGGACGCTTAATCAGATGGAGTTTTGCATCCTCATGTTCAGACTCAGCCCAGGGCTAATGGACGGGACCAAGCAGCTCGTCGACGGCTCAGGGAGATCATCATGTGTAAacgtaatttaa